AAAGTAGTGCTCAAGAGATATTTAAAAGGACTAATTATTTACCTTTTAAAAGAAGAAAATACAACTCCTTTAATACCTCCTTTTCCAGTTTATTTCTTACCATTTCTTTCTTAATGAGATTTTCAACTTCTTGTAGTTTTCTTTTCTTTATCAATTTGTATGCTTTTCTTAGAAAGTTAAGATAACCTAAATAGAAGGTCTCTTGAATAGGATAATTCTTTAAAATTTCCTTTAACTTCTCTTCGTATTTTAAGAGTTCCTTCATCTGGTAATAATATTTATAAGTTGATTTTGGGTAATCACAACCGAAGTTGAAATAGTATTTAATAACCATTCTCTTTAATTTTCTCATAGGATAATACTAAAAAGGTCAATCCTTAATTTTTCCATAATCTCTTTATTTAAGCCTTTTGCTTCCCATTTACTTTCAGTAATCGCAACAAGTTTATAAAGCATAATACCCGAATATTTATTAGTAAGTCGCCAGATTTCCTTAACATAAGAGAAATAATATAGATATTGGGTAGGTATTGTATCTGGATGGGAATCCAAGATTGCCTTTATTTTGGTATCCAAGGAAGTGAGTTCCTGGTATTTTGGGATTACATTCTCAATCATCTGTTCTTTTAAGGCATCGTATCTTTTCTTATTAATTTCTGGTTCTAATTTAGCGATATATTTATTAATTCTTTGATAGGCGTTTCTTACCATAATATCCTCCTTTTTATATAAATTAAGTGGTGAAGGGCCATAGGCTCTTCTCCCTTACATATATATAACGGAAAAGAGTGGCAAAAGGTTACCACTTTTTTTAATTCATTTTGCGACAAATTACAAAAACCATTTATTATTTACTTTTATAATATTTTGACAAAAAGATAGAGATAATTAAAATTATAGCGAAATTGAAAGGAATTTTATATTCTATATATAAAAAGATATGGCGGAAAAGGAGATAAAGCCATTCTGGAATAAAGAACCTACGGAAGTTTTGAAAGAACTCAATACAGATAACGAAGGTCTCACGAGTGTTGAAGCAGCCCAACGTATTAAGATATATGGTCCCAATGTTTTAAAGCCTTCAAAAAGACTTACCACTCTTTCTCTTTTTCTTTCCCAATTTAAAAGTCCGATTATTATTCTTCTTATTCTTGCAGTTATTTTATCTTTTTTTCTTAAAGAATTTACCGATGCGATAATAATCCTCATAATTGTCATCGCCAGCGGTATACTTAGTTTTATTCAAGAGAAGAATGCCCAAGATGTGATTGCCAAACTTCTCGCTATTGTCCAAGTAAAAACCAAAGTCTTGCGTGATAAAAAGCCGGTTGAAATTCCGGTAGAAGATGTTGTTCCTGGTGATATTGTCCTTCTTGGTGCGGGTGATATTGTTCCTGGTGACTGTTTAGTTTTGCAATCTAAAGATCTTTTTGTTAATGAAGCAATCCTAACCGGTGAAACATTTCCGGTAGAAAAGGAACCAGGTATTATTCCAGCCGATACACCGTTAGCCCACCGTACCAATTCATTATTTATGGGTACTCACATTGTTAGCGGAAGTGCCCAAGCATTGGTTGTCTATACTGGTCGTTCCACCGAATTTGGTAAGGTTTCCGAGCGTTTAAAGCTCAAACCTCCGGAAACGGAATTTCAAAGAGGAGTTAATAGGTTTGGTTTCTTTTTAATGGAAGTAACTTCTTTGTTCGTTATTATAATCTTTGGTATGAATGTTTATTTGAAAAAACCGGTGCTCGATTCTTTTCTTTTTGCTTTGGCACTGGCAATTGGCTTTACTCCTCAACTCTTGCCGGCAATCATAAGCATCAATTTAGCGCATGGTGCCAAAGGAATGGCAAAAAAGAAGGTTATTGTCAAAAAACTTGCTTCGATAGAAAATTTTGGCAGTATGAATATTCTCTGTTCGGATAAAACTGGTACCTTGACAGAAGGGATGGTTCAAGTAAAAAAGGCAATTGATATTGAAGGTAGAGAAAGTGAAAAAGTTCTTTTTTATGCGTATCTTAACGCCTTTTATCAAACGGGATTAAAAAATCCTATTGATGAAGCCATATTGAATTTTAAAAAATTTTCTCTTGCCAGTTGTAAAAAACTGGATGAAGTTCCTTATGATTTTACTCGCAAACGGTTAAGTATCTTGGTACAAATAGAAAATGAAGTGATAATGATTACCAAAGGAGCAATTTCTAATATTTTAGAAATTTGCTCAAAAGCGGAGATGTCGGATGGAAAGATTGTTGAGATTAGCACGGTTTATCCCCTTATTGAAGAACGTCTAAATGAATTTAACAGAAATAGTTTTCGTTTTCTCGGTATTGCCTATCGGAAAATGAACGAAGATAGAACTATTTCCCAAAAAGATGAAACAGGTATGATTTTTCTTGGTTTTCTTGCTTTTTTCGATCCGCCTAAAAAGGATGTTGCCCAAACTATAAGGAAGTTAAACAGATTAGGGCTCTCTCTGAAAATTATAACTGGCGACAATAAGCAGGTGGCGATAAATGTTGCTAAACAGATTGGATTAAAAGAACCGAAGGTCCTAACCGGTAAAGAACTTCAGCAGATAGTAGATGAGGCATTGCTGGTAATAGCGCCGGATATTAACATTTTCGCCGAAGTGGAGCCCAGTCATAAAGAACGGATTGTGTTAGCTCTTAAAAAACTGGGGAATGTTGTTGGCTATATGGGCGATGGTATAAATGACATATCAGCACTGCACACTGCCGATGTTGGTATATCTGTAGATAGTGCAGTGGATGCTGCCAAGGAAGCAGCCGATATTGTTCTTTTGGAAAAAGACCTCAACGTATTATTAGAGGGTGTGCATCACGGTCGTTTAACCTTTGCCAA
This genomic stretch from candidate division WOR-3 bacterium harbors:
- the mgtA gene encoding magnesium-translocating P-type ATPase; the protein is MAEKEIKPFWNKEPTEVLKELNTDNEGLTSVEAAQRIKIYGPNVLKPSKRLTTLSLFLSQFKSPIIILLILAVILSFFLKEFTDAIIILIIVIASGILSFIQEKNAQDVIAKLLAIVQVKTKVLRDKKPVEIPVEDVVPGDIVLLGAGDIVPGDCLVLQSKDLFVNEAILTGETFPVEKEPGIIPADTPLAHRTNSLFMGTHIVSGSAQALVVYTGRSTEFGKVSERLKLKPPETEFQRGVNRFGFFLMEVTSLFVIIIFGMNVYLKKPVLDSFLFALALAIGFTPQLLPAIISINLAHGAKGMAKKKVIVKKLASIENFGSMNILCSDKTGTLTEGMVQVKKAIDIEGRESEKVLFYAYLNAFYQTGLKNPIDEAILNFKKFSLASCKKLDEVPYDFTRKRLSILVQIENEVIMITKGAISNILEICSKAEMSDGKIVEISTVYPLIEERLNEFNRNSFRFLGIAYRKMNEDRTISQKDETGMIFLGFLAFFDPPKKDVAQTIRKLNRLGLSLKIITGDNKQVAINVAKQIGLKEPKVLTGKELQQIVDEALLVIAPDINIFAEVEPSHKERIVLALKKLGNVVGYMGDGINDISALHTADVGISVDSAVDAAKEAADIVLLEKDLNVLLEGVHHGRLTFANTLKYIFMATSANFGNMFSMAGVSLFLPFLPLLPKQVLLTNLLTDFPEMTIATDNVDKEMIETPQRWNINFIRRFMIIFGLISSIFDYLTFGVLLFLLHASTEQFRTGWFVKSVVSAALIVLVIRSRRPFFKSLPGRYLLLATSLIMLLTIILPWLPIGKLFGFVGLPISFIFVSFIILALYVITAEITKYLFYRKINKI